The proteins below come from a single Corynebacterium glyciniphilum AJ 3170 genomic window:
- the rpmH gene encoding 50S ribosomal protein L34, translating into MAKGKRTFQPNNRRRSRKHGFRARMSTRAGRAIVSARRRKGRDSVTA; encoded by the coding sequence GTGGCCAAGGGCAAGCGTACTTTCCAGCCCAATAATCGTCGTCGTTCGCGCAAGCATGGCTTCCGCGCACGCATGAGCACCCGCGCCGGCCGCGCCATCGTGTCGGCTCGTCGCCGTAAGGGTCGCGACAGCGTTACCGCGTAG